ACCTTCGAAATTGTCCATGTCCTCTTTGGATGGAATTGGTTGCTAGTGCTTCCGGATATGCTTCGTTCTCCACCATTGCTAAACGAACTTACGCCCGTTGGAGAATTTTCGTTCCTCAACAGCGAGTGGCTCGATTTTCGCAATCACACTCTACTATGTTACTTGGTGTTTTTTGGGGATCTTTGAGCCCTGTGTGTAGTGTTCCAACCGGTGTAGAAGGAAGCAAGATAGTGCTTTGGTGGCTGATACTCTTCAAGCAACGACATGGAGGTGGCAGCGGTAGTATTCTTAGGATGGAGCTGTTATTCTCTTGGTGGCTGCTAGCATTAGTTCTagggtttttcatttttaattatgGGCTTTCAAATTGTATTTGGGCCAAGCCTGTTAGGGGCTTTAATTCTATTTTGCTGGGCATACGTGCCTCTATTTACTGAGGTCTCTTATACCTCTTGTATTGTGGTGTATCATTTGAAACAtctaatacaaattttattttctttaacaaaaaaaagaaagaagagagctTGATCTccgaaattgaatttttttaccaattttacctttaactataaaatataattaatcaataaaaataacatgataaattgtaaaatagaaagaaaaaaaaaattttaagcaGAAAATGTGGTGGTTGTACGAGAAATTTTTTCACTATCTTTAACTTCTCCCCACACAAATAGTGGGTAGGCCCTGCTAgtattatctatactattattaagagaagagagtttgctctccataactgatttttttttaattaatttatcctTTGTATATTAAAATACATTAAATCAGAAATAATTAATAAGGATAATAAAGTTAATTAACGtaacaaaaaatataaacaaaattttttttttaatgtagcGGACAGTGTAAACGTGGGTTGAAAACTCCCACTATTTTTAACTACCTCCCCACACcctcataaaaaataaaaataaaaattttcctTGTGTGTAGGCCAATGCTAGTATTAATAAAATATAGCCGCATAATGGGTTAACCGGTGCTGCTGGAataatttctgatttatttGTAGATTTAATAGTTTACACACTCAACAAAATACACAGATCGACATTGATTTCAATTCATGGGTGACACAATCAATTGATCATGTATAGCCCCCCTTAGGAGCTTTTGATGTTCTTGTGATTATACTTGCATACTGGAATTATGATATATTGCCTCGACTGAATTAATTCGATCGCAGAAAGAACACTACTGCATTAAACTGAACTTTCCATCTGCTTCCCTCTTCAAAGATTGTTTTGTCAGGAATAAAGTTAGTTGAACCACCTTCTTGGGATCACTTGAATGACTGTATTTCACTTTATGTGGCAGCTGATACAGTCAGATATTTCTTTCATATCCCGGATTGCAGCACCCACAGAGCATCTGGAAAAATGAACCGCTTGACTCTTGCTGCAAACATGGAAAAGAAAACATCAACAAACAGAGCACAAGAATTTGCAGTTCGGGAAATTACTATCGGCCAGGCAATTATAAGGATTTTCTGTGCAACTTTTAATTAATTAGCTAGCAGGCTTAGACACTCACAAAGCCAGCAGAAACCAAGTAATAAGGTTTTGAGcaactaataaaaatataatgacTTAGAACCCAATATCTTGATggccaaaaaatgatgaaacaAATAATCTTCCCTAGTTATTTCGAAATAAGAAATAAACCCTACAAAGAAGTCCAACATATTAGTTCATTTAATAGGGAGATTCATGGACCGAGATAAGAATAAATTGAGATATCATACAAAGTTTAATTGGTATTTAAATTAACTTACTGTATCCGATTTAGTACTCTGATTTCTGATGTTTGACCTCCCCATGGTTTCAATtggttttctcttcttctctggGCCTAATTCCTTCCTGGTAAGTGTGTCACTTCGAGTCAAGAATGCttcattcaatttgttttctgGTCCTACTTTATTGCTGACCTTGCTGGACTGAAATGTTCCTTGGACTAAATCAGCGGTACCATTTGGACCTTGATGACCACTTTCTTTCCTCCCTTCGTTTTTCTGAGCATAGGGTGAATTAGAATAGGACTTGGCCAAATCTATGGAAAAATATGCATCACTAAATTGATTACTCGGAGTCAGAGTCGTGTCTTCAGAGACAGGAGCTGATGAATCTCGATACAAAAATTGTGGTCTTGGGTTCAGAGCGATGGTATCGGGCATGTTTGCTTCTGTAATCTGATGTGATCCACTTCTTACAAATCCATGCCTTACCAACTGCAATAGCTCCTTGCCTTCAATATTGTAACTTTGAGAACTGTCAAGAAGTTTTTGATCAGAAATGCCACAAGAAAGATGAGCATCAAACTCACATATGTGACACCTATAGATCCATC
Above is a genomic segment from Rosa chinensis cultivar Old Blush chromosome 3, RchiOBHm-V2, whole genome shotgun sequence containing:
- the LOC112194835 gene encoding uncharacterized protein LOC112194835; the encoded protein is MPDTIALNPRPQFLYRDSSAPVSEDTTLTPSNQFSDAYFSIDLAKSYSNSPYAQKNEGRKESGHQGPNGTADLVQGTFQSSKVSNKVGPENKLNEAFLTRSDTLTRKELGPEKKRKPIETMGRSNIRNQSTKSDTQESSGSFFQMLCGCCNPGYERNI